In Oryza sativa Japonica Group chromosome 11, ASM3414082v1, the following are encoded in one genomic region:
- the LOC4351165 gene encoding probable LRR receptor-like serine/threonine-protein kinase At3g47570, which produces MAWLLLPRNSIRMLMLVLQLTVLLVDSTSRLHGVGSSSNGTGDDLSALLAFKARLSDPLGVLASNWTTKVSMCRWVGVSCSRRRPRVVVGLRLRDVPLEGELTPHLGNLSFLHVLRLTGLNLTGSIPAHLGRLQRLKFLDLANNALSDTIPSTLGNLTRLEILSLGYNHISGHIPVELQNLHSLRQTVLTSNYLGGPIPEYLFNATPSLTHIYLGYNSLSGSIPDCVGSLPMLRFLWLSDNQLSGPVPPAIFNMSSLEAMFIWNNNLTGPLPTNRSFNLPMLQDIELDMNKFTGLIPSGLASCQNLETISLQENLFSGVVPPWLANMSRLTILFLGGNELVGTIPSLLGNLSMLRGLDLSYNHLSGHIPVELGTLTKLTYLYLSLNQLIGTFPAFIGNLSELSYLGLGYNQLTGPVPSTFGNIRPLVEIKIGGNHLQGDLSFLSSLCNCRQLQYLLISHNSFTGSLPNYVGNLSTELLGFEGDDNHLTGGLPATLSNLTNLRALNLSYNQLSDSIPASLMKLENLQGLDLTSNGISGPIPEEIGTARFVWLYLTDNKLSGSIPDSIGNLTMLQYISLSDNKLSSTIPTSLFYLGIVQLFLSNNNLNGTLPSDLSHIQDMFALDTSDNLLVGQLPNSFGYHQMLAYLNLSHNSFTDSIPNSISHLTSLEVLDLSYNNLSGTIPKYLANFTYLTTLNLSSNKLKGEIPNGGVFSNITLISLMGNAALCGLPRLGFLPCLDKSHSTNGSHYLKFILPAITIAVGALALCLYQMTRKKIKRKLDITTPTSYRLVSYQEIVRATESFNEDNMLGAGSFGKVYKGHLDDGMVVAIKDLNMQEEQAMRSFDVECQVLRMVRHRNLIRILSICSNLDFKALLLQYMPNGSLETYLHKEGHPPLGFLKRLDIMLDVSMAMEHLHYHHSEVVLHCDLKPSNVLFDEEMTAHVADFGIAKLLLGDDNSAVSASMPGTIGYMAPEYVFMGKASRKSDVFSYGIMLLEVFTGKRPTDAMFVGDMSLRKWVSEAFPARPADIVDGRLLQAETLIEQGVHQNNATSLPRSATWPNEGLLLPVFELGLMCCSSSPAERMEINDVVVKLKSIRKDYFAFTGAI; this is translated from the exons ATGGCCTGGCTGTTACTTCCACGCAACAGCATTCGTATGCTCATGCTTGTACTCCAATTGACAGTACTACTGGTTGATTCTACTTCCCGCCTGCACGGCGTTGGAAGCAGCAGCAATGGCACCGGCGACGACCTGTCCGCTCTGCTGGCTTTCAAAGCGCGGCTCTCCGATCCTCTCGGAGTCCTTGCCAGCAACTGGACAACCAAGGTGTCCATGTGCCGCTGGGTCGGCGTGTcgtgcagccggcggcggccgcgggtggtcgtcggattgcgcctcCGTGACGTTCCTCTCGAAGGAGAGCTCACCCCTCACCTTGGTAACCTCTCTTTCCTCCATGTTCTCAGACTCACCGGCTTAAACCTCACAGGTTCCATCCCAGCTCATCTTGGGAGGCTGCAACGTCTTAAGTTTCTTGATCTTGCCAACAACGCCTTATCCGATACTATTCCCTCTACACTAGGGAACCTGACGAGGCTTGAGATTCTTAGTCTAGGTTACAACCACATCTCAGGGCACATACCAGTGGAGCTGCAAAATCTTCATAGCCTTAGGCAAACGGTTCTCACGAGCAATTACCTGGGTGGTCCGATACCAGAGTATTTATTCAACGCTACACCTTCTTTAACCCACATATACTTGGGGTACAATAGTTTATCAGGGTCCATACCAGACTGTGTTGGCTCCTTGCCCATGCTTCGATTTCTTTGGTTGTCAGACAATCAGCTCTCTGGTCCAGTCCCTCCTGCCATTTTCAACATGTCTAGCCTTGAAGCCATGTTTATCTGGAATAACAATCTGACGGGGCCTTTACCTACTAACCGAAGCTTTAATCTCCCTATGTTGCAAGACATAGAATTAGACATGAATAAATTCACAGGACTAATCCCGTCAGGGCTTGCTTCATGCCAGAATCTTGAGACAATTTCTCTGCAAGAAAATCTTTTTTCAGGTGTCGTGCCGCCATGGCTGGCTAATATGTCACGTCTTACTATCCTCTTTTTGGGTGGCAATGAGCTCGTTGGTACGATCCCTAGTCTGTTGGGAAATCTCTCCATGCTCAGAGGCCTTGACCTCTCATACAACCACCTAAGCGGCCACATTCCGGTGGAGCTGGGAACACTGACAAAACTCACGTATCTCTATCTTTCACTTAATCAGCTCATCGGAACTTTTCCAGCCTTTATTGGAAACTTATCTGAATTGTCATACTTGGGATTGGGATATAACCAGCTGACAGGGCCTGTACCATCAACGTTTGGAAACATCAGGCCTCTCGTTGAAATTAAAATTGGAGGCAATCACCTCCAAGGGGATCTCAGCTTCCTGTCTAGCCTTTGTAACTGTCGCCAACTTCAGTACCTCTTGATATCACATAACTCTTTCACCGGGTCTCTCCCAAACTATGTTGGAAACCTCTCAACTGAACTCTTAGGATTCGAAGGAGACGACAACCACTTAACTGGTGGCCTTCCAGCTACACTGTCAAACCTTACTAATCTGCGAGCGCTAAATTTGTCATACAACCAACTCAGTGATTCCATACCAGCTTCCCTCATGAAGTTGGAGAATTTGCAGGGACTTGATCTTACCTCGAATGGAATATCTGGTCCTATCCCTGAAGAGATTGGTACGGCAAGATTTGTATGGTTGTACCTGACCGATAATAAGCTCTCAGGTTCCATACCTGATAGCATTGGTAATCTCACCATGCTACAATACATTTCTCTATCTGATAACAAGTTGTCATCGACTATCCCAACAAGTTTATTTTATCTTGGTATCGTGCAGCTCTTTCTCTCCAATAATAACCTCAATGGTACATTACCATCTGATCTCAGCCACATCCAAGATATGTTTGCCCTAGATACTTCAGACAATTTATTAGTTGGTCAGCTCCCAAATTCATTTGGATACCATCAGATGTTAGCCTACCTAAACCTGTCTCACAACTCATTCACAGATTCAATCCCGAACTCTATTAGCCATCTGACCAGCTTAGAAGTATTGGACCTTTCTTATAATAATCTTTCAGGCACTATACCTAAGTACTTAGCAAACTTTACCTACCTCACTACTCTGAACCTCTCTTCTAACAAGCTAAAAGGCGAAATACCAAATGGTGGTGTTTTCTCAAATATAACCTTGATATCTTTGATGGGCAATGCTGCCTTGTGTGGTCTTCCTCGTCTAGGATTTTTACCATGCCTAGACAAGTCACACTCAACTAATGGTAGCCACTACCTGAAGTTTATACTCCCTGCCATCACAATAGCAGTTGGCGCACTTGCTCTTTGTTTGTACCAAATGACTAGAAAGAAGATTAAAAGGAAGCTAGATATTACTACACCTACTTCTTATAGGTTAGTATCATATCAAGAGATTGTTCGTGCCACGGAAAGTTTCAATGAGGATAATATGTTGGGAGCTGGAAGTTTTGGCAAGGTTTACAAGGGTCATTTGGATGATGGAATGGTGGTTGCGATTAAAGATCTAAACATGCAAGAGGAACAGGCTATGAGAAGCTTTGATGTTGAGTGCCAGGTTCTACGCATGGTTCGGCATCGCAACTTGATAAGGATACTAAGCATATGCTCCAACTTAGATTTCAAAGCACTGCTGCTTCAGTATATGCCCAATGGCAGCTTGGAGACGTACTTGCACAAGGAAGGCCACCCTCCACTAGGATTCCTCAAGAGACTGGATATTATGCTTGACGTGTCAATGGCAATGGAGCACCTTCACTATCATCATTCTGAGGTTGTTTTGCACTGTGACCTCAAGCCTAGCAATGTGTTGTTCGATGAGGAGATGACGGCGCATGTGGCAGACTTTGGCATTGCAAAATTACTGTTAGGTGATGACAACTCTGCAGTTTCAGCCAGCATGCCAGGGACAATAGGATACATGGCTCCAG AATATGTATTTATGGGAAAAGCATCACGAAAGAGCGATGTGTTCAGCTATGGGATCATGTTGCTCGAAGTCTTCACCGGGAAGAGGCCTACGGATGCCATGTTTGTTGGTGACATGAGCCTTAGGAAGTGGGTTTCTGAAGCATTTCCAGCCAGGCCTGCAGATATTGTGGATGGTAGGCTTCTACAGGCTGAAACATTAATAGAACAAGGTGTTCATCAGAACAATGCAACCTCCTTGCCGCGCTCTGCTACCTGGCCAAATGAAGGCCTTCTTTTGCCAGTATTCGAGCTTGGCTTGATGTGTTGCAGTAGCTCACCTGCAGAACGGATGGAAATAAATGATGTGGTCGTGAAGCTCAAGAGCATCAGGAAGGATTATTTCGCTTTTACAGGAGCAATATAA
- the LOC136354243 gene encoding uncharacterized protein — protein MESKTHNVVSYLGPNEAEDLDACPVYKASRYKRMKSAKEGKKAKRGGPAKVVWYLPIIDRFKRIFANPNEAKLVCWHATERRNDGSRQPGNDIDVFLEHVINDLEILWKEGKKACSDCMEHTRSRWLKKSRKMVYMGHRRWLLLRQAFRRKKKIFNGKRELQPAPKDLSGDEVHKLVKDVTNEFGKKRKRSRTKEKKKIVCDSLVGLMLNIPEKTKDGLNARLDLQDMNIRSELQPIRDEETGRVHLPLACHTLSKDEKIAMLSFLKDIKVPSSYSARISKYVKLDDLKLVRMKSHDCHVLITQILPVAIRGILPPKVRNMIQRLCAFFNAIRQKVIDPKDLDGLQTDIINTLCHLEMFFPLSFFDIIVHLPVHLMKQTKLCDPAFLREMCLFERYMGVLKTYVWNRAKPEGSIIEGYTTEEAIEFCVNYMSEADPIGVPASRQQERLSGVGTIGRKRISPNQASYAQAHYDVLNHMAEVGSYFEEHLAKIRDENLGRLDTWINREHNSWFNEWFKNRVTMSTDVPNEIVQLLGMGPCWTIDTWQGYDINGYTFYTVNQDDKSTVQNSGVRIDAFQDQVGSNTYYGRIEEIWKLNYVKFKVPLFRCRWVNIRTDVKVDKEGFTLVDLSKERYADEPFVLAKQVEQIFYIKDPSNKKMHIMRDGKRRIVGDENIVDEEEYNQNLHVRPHIDLDDDPQEYVAYAHSDHTEGITL, from the exons ATGGAAAGCAAAACACACAATgttgtcagttaccttggacctaatgaagctgaag acttggatgcttgtcctgtctacaaggcttctcgatacaagcgaatGAAAAGTGCTAAAGAAGGAAAGAAGGcaaagaggggtggtccggcaaaggttgtgtggtatctacctatcattgatcgtttcaagagaatctttgccaaccccaacgaagcgaagttagtaTGTTGGCATGCCAcggagagaaggaatgacg gttcgaggcaacccggcaatgatatcgatgtattcctAGAGCATGTTATCAATGATCTTGAGATTCTctggaaagaag gaaagaaggcttGCTCCGATTGTATggaacatacacgaagccggtggctaaagaaatcacgaaagatggtttACATGGGTCATCGGAGGTGGCTCCTGCTACGTCAagcatttagaagaaagaagaaaatatttaacggtaagagagaacttcagcctgctcccaaggatttgtccggagatgaggTCCACAAGTTGGTCAAGGACGTAACTAATGAGtttggaaagaaaagaaaacgtagcagGACAAAGGAGAAGA AAAAGATTGTGTGTGACagtttggttggcctgatgttgaatattcccgagaagacaaaggacgggttgaacgcacgccttgatctacaggacatgaatattcgcaGTGAACTCCAGCCCATACGAGATGAGGAGACAGGTAGAGTGCACCTCCCTCTAGCCTGCCACACattgtcgaaggatgagaaAATCGCAATGTTATCATTCTTGAAAgatattaaagttccatcgagctattcagcgaggataaGTAAATATGTTAAATTGGACGATCTAAAACTAGTTAGAATGAAGTCTCATgattgccacgtgctaatcacacaaatcttgccagttgctatcagaggcattctaccacccAAAGTGCGTAACATGATCCAACGTCTGTgtgccttcttcaatgcaatcagacagaaggttatagatccCAAAGATCTAGATGGGTTGCAGACTGATATTATCAATACCCTCTGTCACCTGGAGATGTTTTTTCCACTATCTTTCTTTGATATCATAGTTCATCTCCCTGTTCATCTgatgaagcaaacaaaactatgtgaCCCGGCTTTTCTAAGAGAAATGTGCCTGTTCgaaaggtacatgggagttctgAAAACCTACGTTTGGAACAGAGCTAAACccgaggggagcatcattgaaggttacacgaccgaggaggctattgagttctgcgtcaattacatgtccgaggccgatcctatcggagttccaGCGTCTCGTCAACAAGAaaggttgtcaggtgttggcacaatcggaaggaaaagaattagTCCTAATCAAGCTTCCTATGCGCAGGCTCATTACGATGTGCTCAACCATATGGCAGAAGTTGGCTCTtactttgaggagcacttaGCTAAAATCCGAGATGAGAACTTGGGGCGCTTGGATACAtggattaacagagaacataattctTGGTTCAATgaatggttcaagaatcgtgTGACAATGTCGACGGATGTCCCAAATGAGATAGTACAGTTGTTGGGGATGGGACCGTGTTGGACCAtagacacatggcaaggatatgatatcaatgggtacacattttacaccgtcaaTCAAGATGACAAAAGCACCGTGCAAAATAGCGGAgtccgtatagatgcattccaggatcaagttgggtcaaacacatactacggcCGCATTGAGGAGATCTGGAAGCTTAACTACGTCAAGTTCAAGGTTCCTTTGTTTCGCTGCCGATGGGTGAATATACGCACTGATGTCAAAGTCGACAAGgaaggtttcactttagtagATCTATCCAAGGAGAGATACGCCGATGAACCATTCGTACTTGCGAAACAGGTCGAGCagatattctacataaaagacccgtcaaacaagaagatgcacatcATGAGGGATGGCAAGCGCCGAATTGTCGGAGATGAAAATatcgtcgatgaagaagaatacaaccagaatcttcatgtaagacctcacatcgaccttgacgatgatccccaAGAGTATGTGGCATATGCTCATTCAGATCATACGGAAGGCATAACCTTGTGA